A window of Macrotis lagotis isolate mMagLag1 chromosome X, bilby.v1.9.chrom.fasta, whole genome shotgun sequence contains these coding sequences:
- the LOC141497875 gene encoding vomeronasal type-1 receptor 4-like produces MITSDVCIGIFLLFQITIGILANFFLLCLYILNSRPGHKLRPLNLILSQLLLTNITMLLSKGSPEILQAFEISNFLDNGGCKIIFFLYRIAQGLLISFTCLLCSFQAITISPNVSTLSEFKTIITEQISTFCLFCWIINILIEIPVPIFVRGPRSITNNTYESNMIYCSMGIVIDSYFIVTSLRNVLCIGLMFWSSGYMVLLLHRYHQQIQTIYSTSFSSRTPVKIRATQTILQLMGIFTNFYLLHSITLIFLTYIDSNRYSLTICSILSLCFPTLSPLVLLPRAPKYSGILRTRKDTNS; encoded by the coding sequence ATGATTACTAGTGATGTCTGCATCGGGATCTTTTTGCTCTTCCAGATTACAATTGGGATCCTGGCAAACTTCTTCCTCCTTTGCCTTTATATTTTGAATTCCCGACCTGGCCATAAATTAAGGCCATTGAATTTAATTCTGTCTCAGCTGTTATTAACAAATATCACTATGCTGCTAAGCAAAGGAAGCCCAGAAATACTGCAAGCTTTTGAGATAAGTAATTTCTTGGACAATGGTGGatgcaaaattatatttttcctttacagAATTGCCCAAGGGCTTTTAATTTCCTTCACCTGCCTTCTTTGTAGCTTCCAGGCCATTACTATCAGTCCCAATGTCTCCACACTGTCAGAATTCAAAACCATAATTACAGAACAAATTTCTACCTTTTGTCTCTTCTGTTGGATCATTAATATCTTGATAGAAATTCCTGTGCCAATATTTGTGAGAGGACCAAGGAGTATCACCAACAATACATATGAATCTAATATGATATATTGTTCAATGGGAATTGTTATAGATAGTTACTTTATTGTGACTTCTCTGAGAAATGTGCTATGTATAGGACTCATGTTTTGGAGCAGTGGCTACATGGTTCTTCTCCTGCACAGATACCACCAGCAAATCCAGACTATCTATAGTACCAGCTTCTCATCCAGAACTCCTGTAAAGATCAGAGCCACACAAACTATCCTACAACTGATGGGCATTTTTACCAACTTTTACTTACTTCACTCCATCACTTTGATTTTTCTCACTTATATAGATAGTAACCGATACTCATTGACCATATGTTCCATTCTATCTCTTTGCTTCCCAACCCTAAGCCCTCTTGTCTTGCTCCCTAGAGCCCCCAAGTATAGCGGCATTCTCAGGACAAGAAAAGATACTAATTCTTAA